A DNA window from Natrinema amylolyticum contains the following coding sequences:
- a CDS encoding MBL fold metallo-hydrolase, protein MENMERIPIPTPFGVGRVNCYVFTGNGLTVLDPGPATQEAYEELTGALARLGYRIADIERVLITHPHMDHFGLAQRLVEESGAAVLAHEDAVSHLSDPIGYFEREQEYFRPFLISMGMPTEIVETVLELPEPYTEYQAPVTVTREVTAGDGIDVGVDLACVSTPGHAPGSLCYLAAADDVIFTGDHVLPDITPNPLLTLAPGSDNERTRSLPTYLESLRQVLDIDVTVGYGGHGDPIPALQERARATIAHHHDRKERIADLVADSEPTTAYQIMKDMFPDLPATEMFPGMSEVIGHLDLLEDENQVVHSETDGIIKYERNANQHK, encoded by the coding sequence ATGGAGAACATGGAGCGGATACCGATCCCGACGCCGTTCGGCGTCGGACGAGTGAACTGTTATGTCTTTACTGGGAACGGGTTGACTGTCCTCGACCCCGGGCCAGCAACCCAAGAAGCCTACGAGGAATTGACAGGGGCGCTCGCTCGCTTAGGTTACAGGATCGCTGATATCGAACGTGTCCTTATCACCCATCCGCATATGGATCATTTCGGGCTCGCACAGCGGCTCGTCGAGGAGTCAGGCGCAGCGGTCCTCGCCCACGAGGACGCTGTCAGTCACCTGTCGGACCCGATCGGCTACTTCGAGCGGGAGCAGGAGTACTTCCGCCCGTTCTTGATCTCGATGGGGATGCCGACGGAGATCGTCGAGACGGTCCTCGAGCTGCCGGAACCATACACCGAGTACCAAGCACCGGTCACTGTCACCCGCGAAGTAACTGCCGGGGACGGCATCGACGTCGGCGTCGATTTAGCGTGCGTCTCGACGCCAGGGCATGCCCCTGGCTCGCTCTGTTATCTCGCCGCGGCTGACGACGTCATATTTACCGGCGACCACGTTCTGCCCGACATTACACCGAATCCGCTACTCACGCTCGCCCCTGGCTCGGACAACGAGCGAACGCGCAGCCTGCCAACCTATCTCGAGTCGCTTCGACAAGTGCTCGATATCGACGTGACGGTCGGATATGGTGGCCACGGTGATCCCATTCCTGCACTTCAGGAACGGGCACGAGCGACGATCGCCCACCACCACGACCGCAAAGAACGGATCGCAGACCTCGTGGCCGATAGCGAGCCGACGACGGCGTATCAGATTATGAAGGATATGTTCCCAGACCTGCCTGCGACCGAAATGTTCCCCGGTATGTCTGAAGTGATTGGTCACCTCGACCTGCTGGAAGACGAGAATCAGGTTGTCCACAGCGAGACAGACGGGATAATCAAGTACGAACGCAACGCGAACCAGCACAAGTAA
- a CDS encoding RNA-guided endonuclease InsQ/TnpB family protein has translation MVTVTVTAKLHNPSLSRRKEWQRTSRLYRDTKQFCIDGWENGDFGKSVTTASIDNELYSAIQNQAIREAKSDHNKDGEVRYRESQPFAVNNQNWEIDTTGNGTVVVGFPCISQWWYTPIEVYNDIADPVDQLVEGDAEKTRLQVYRRGADWYCTFNIEYDTDTSGETPIGVDIGERHILAATAYGENESMLVSGGEAKYVRRKYRSLRDSLSEAGALRARNRVGNKEQRRIKDLNHKLSRRLVKFAEQFEDPVIRMEDLEGIRENSSWSGVHSWHFHQLQQFITYKAERAGIRVEKVDAYHTSQKCSACGSMGTRDGDHFSCSECGRGRHADLNASENIAHREGEPCTA, from the coding sequence ATGGTCACGGTGACTGTCACCGCGAAGTTACACAACCCATCCCTCTCACGGCGGAAAGAGTGGCAACGCACCTCTCGACTCTACCGTGACACCAAACAGTTCTGCATCGACGGATGGGAGAACGGCGACTTCGGCAAGTCCGTGACCACGGCCAGCATCGACAACGAACTCTACTCGGCTATTCAGAACCAAGCCATCCGAGAGGCGAAATCCGACCACAACAAGGACGGAGAGGTTCGGTACCGAGAGAGTCAGCCATTTGCCGTCAATAACCAGAATTGGGAAATCGACACGACAGGTAATGGCACGGTCGTCGTCGGATTCCCGTGTATCTCCCAATGGTGGTACACGCCTATCGAAGTGTACAACGACATTGCCGACCCTGTAGATCAATTGGTCGAAGGTGACGCAGAGAAGACGCGACTTCAAGTGTACCGTCGCGGAGCCGACTGGTATTGTACGTTCAACATCGAGTACGACACTGACACGTCGGGCGAGACACCCATCGGTGTCGATATAGGCGAACGACACATCCTCGCTGCGACAGCCTATGGTGAGAACGAGTCAATGCTGGTGTCGGGTGGTGAGGCGAAGTACGTTCGACGCAAATATCGTTCCCTACGCGATTCGCTTTCGGAAGCGGGTGCGCTTCGCGCACGTAACCGCGTGGGTAACAAAGAACAGCGTCGAATCAAGGACTTGAACCACAAACTCTCCCGTCGCCTCGTCAAATTCGCGGAACAGTTCGAGGATCCTGTCATTCGGATGGAAGACCTCGAAGGTATCCGCGAGAACAGTTCGTGGTCAGGTGTCCACTCGTGGCATTTCCACCAACTCCAACAGTTCATCACGTACAAAGCCGAGCGCGCTGGAATCCGCGTCGAGAAGGTCGATGCGTACCACACCAGTCAGAAGTGTTCGGCGTGTGGTTCGATGGGAACCCGTGATGGCGACCACTTTTCGTGTTCGGAGTGCGGTCGGGGACGCCACGCTGACCTGAACGCTTCGGAGAACATCGCACACCGGGAGGGTGAACCATGCACGGCCTAA